The following proteins are co-located in the Streptomyces asiaticus genome:
- a CDS encoding HEPN domain-containing protein, giving the protein MEVASETGLTLTQLQERVITPLRSLLAIISHRRVECFNLRLRPLDDDYPDQARFGYPITVDPGVIDGEAEVASDRPDERPTFTADDTDLSSFIPAWLTLAEVNSVPISAAEAHHTSGVLQTGVVEVVNAAETLHRTTHSEPSDYPFADKVLDILKESERTNRKERDTVYSAVKMTQLRLETRLLQLAGGLGEEFCTWFFQSGTKDWAFVASAIRNALSHGYPTKHRLEHDAEALIGVLRVTQAVIQLRLLVEAGLPHGNALKALVEQDPTFAAVRHQTVANWPALAATIR; this is encoded by the coding sequence ATGGAGGTAGCCAGCGAGACCGGGCTCACGCTGACTCAACTGCAGGAACGGGTGATCACGCCTCTTCGCAGCCTGCTGGCCATCATCAGTCACCGGCGCGTCGAGTGCTTCAATCTGCGGCTCCGGCCGCTCGACGATGATTATCCTGATCAGGCCCGCTTTGGATACCCGATCACGGTTGATCCGGGAGTGATCGACGGAGAGGCCGAAGTTGCGTCGGACCGTCCAGATGAACGGCCGACGTTCACCGCGGATGACACCGACCTGAGCTCGTTCATCCCCGCGTGGCTGACGCTTGCAGAGGTCAACTCGGTGCCTATCTCTGCTGCGGAAGCACACCACACCTCAGGAGTCCTTCAGACAGGGGTTGTGGAGGTCGTCAACGCGGCCGAGACTCTCCACCGGACCACCCACAGCGAGCCTTCCGACTACCCGTTCGCCGACAAGGTGCTCGACATCCTCAAGGAATCGGAGAGGACGAACCGGAAGGAGCGGGATACCGTGTACTCCGCCGTCAAGATGACCCAGCTGCGTCTGGAAACACGGCTGCTGCAGTTGGCCGGAGGGCTGGGCGAGGAGTTCTGTACCTGGTTCTTCCAGAGCGGAACAAAGGACTGGGCGTTCGTGGCATCTGCCATCCGAAACGCGCTCAGTCACGGCTATCCCACCAAGCATCGCCTTGAGCACGACGCAGAAGCCCTCATAGGAGTCCTTCGAGTAACCCAGGCCGTCATCCAGCTCCGGCTGCTCGTCGAGGCAGGCCTCCCCCACGGCAACGCATTGAAAGCTCTTGTCGAGCAAGACCCCACGTTCGCCGCTGTGAGGCACCAGACCGTAGCCAACTGGCCAGCCCTCGCCGCCACCATCCGGTGA
- a CDS encoding helicase associated domain-containing protein has protein sequence MKWQRRYQAARTQLTPGHALTPNQGFPGTPDWTGQWLYSQCTVYDDLHPRQQQLLADLGLTPEGARTARPRRIPQAAAFSAGLAHARAWAQEHGHLTVTGDTYHDGYPLGRWLRHQRKRAARGRLPEDRTHALVALDPWWNPPWNMRWQQSLHTARAHTADRPLNTTADLDALPTVTSKWLFTQCASYDSLGHEQRQLLAGMGLTTERARALAPSPKPPQPSRPARPRLKNSPSSIAAGLPYARSWAAQHGNLTSASYRTEHDGFPLGWWLYKQRRAAYTHLKRTGQPWPHHDQLAALDPWWNPPWRATWNHSRHQAHTHHSTAQSFPNNTTKWIRTQQRAWDQLHPHQQHLMTTLGIHGPTPLCRYNSHPKNLTNQPTDLINTNKTNAEQETRSPQARPGPTRKQHQTSRQHTPHRRTQPAN, from the coding sequence ATGAAATGGCAGCGCCGCTACCAGGCCGCCCGCACACAGCTCACCCCCGGCCACGCCCTCACCCCGAACCAGGGCTTCCCCGGCACACCGGACTGGACCGGACAGTGGCTGTACAGCCAGTGCACCGTCTACGACGACCTCCACCCCCGCCAGCAGCAACTGCTCGCCGACCTGGGCCTCACCCCCGAAGGCGCCCGCACCGCCCGCCCCCGCCGCATCCCCCAAGCCGCAGCCTTCTCGGCCGGTCTCGCCCACGCCCGCGCCTGGGCTCAGGAGCACGGCCACCTCACAGTCACCGGAGACACCTACCACGACGGCTACCCACTGGGCAGATGGCTCCGCCATCAACGCAAACGCGCCGCCCGCGGACGGCTTCCGGAAGACCGTACACACGCTCTCGTCGCCCTTGACCCGTGGTGGAACCCGCCCTGGAACATGCGCTGGCAGCAGTCCCTGCACACCGCGCGCGCCCACACCGCCGACCGGCCACTGAACACCACCGCCGACCTCGACGCGCTGCCCACAGTCACCTCGAAATGGCTGTTCACGCAATGCGCCAGCTACGACAGCCTCGGCCATGAGCAGCGCCAGCTACTGGCCGGCATGGGCCTGACCACTGAACGCGCCCGCGCCCTGGCCCCATCGCCGAAACCTCCCCAGCCATCCCGTCCGGCCCGCCCCCGTCTGAAGAACTCACCCTCGTCCATCGCCGCCGGCCTGCCCTACGCCCGGTCCTGGGCCGCCCAGCACGGCAACCTCACCTCAGCCAGCTACCGCACCGAACACGACGGCTTCCCCCTCGGATGGTGGCTGTACAAACAACGCCGAGCCGCATATACCCACCTGAAACGAACCGGCCAACCCTGGCCCCACCACGACCAACTCGCCGCGCTCGACCCGTGGTGGAACCCACCCTGGCGCGCCACCTGGAACCACAGCCGGCACCAAGCCCACACCCACCACAGCACGGCTCAGTCCTTCCCCAACAACACCACAAAGTGGATCCGCACCCAGCAACGAGCCTGGGACCAGCTCCACCCCCACCAACAACACCTCATGACCACCCTCGGCATCCACGGGCCCACACCCCTATGCCGCTACAACAGCCACCCAAAGAACCTGACCAACCAACCAACAGATCTGATCAACACCAACAAGACCAACGCAGAGCAGGAAACCCGCAGTCCACAGGCCCGCCCAGGCCCGACCCGCAAACAACACCAAACATCTCGCCAGCACACACCACACCGCCGGACCCAACCAGCCAACTGA
- a CDS encoding TniQ family protein, which translates to MRARTMWPSPPGALRVQPLPRESTASYLTRLAATYQLTVDQLLDGLHIAATGTFAAPPATDIHLSAEATRRLSAFTRIPPAHLNRALPRQPPPASIGMAHAALARWQPLQPAVQPLAACTACTAHRSPHKAVPAWIHPAPDLPRAIICTRHQQASSDPRHPAPLNIHPLPELTRTRPGARHRATTASLSWASTITTRWYDHHQHLHARWHTRLNRLTDANPHIPQGPASPALTCRNLITYPETLTLAAALDRLPPHPLTRAQQTAFLHHLAGRLQLPRFAPADHDLLWQRLHAR; encoded by the coding sequence GTGCGAGCCCGCACGATGTGGCCGTCCCCGCCCGGCGCGCTGCGCGTACAGCCGCTGCCCCGCGAGTCAACAGCCTCATACCTCACCCGCCTCGCAGCCACCTATCAGCTGACCGTCGACCAGCTCCTCGACGGCCTGCACATCGCCGCCACCGGCACCTTTGCGGCCCCGCCCGCCACCGACATCCACCTCAGCGCCGAAGCCACCCGCCGCCTGTCCGCCTTCACCCGTATCCCGCCCGCACACCTCAACCGCGCACTGCCCCGCCAGCCCCCGCCCGCCAGTATCGGCATGGCCCACGCCGCCCTCGCCCGCTGGCAGCCCCTCCAGCCCGCGGTCCAGCCGCTGGCGGCGTGCACCGCCTGCACCGCGCACCGCAGCCCGCACAAGGCCGTCCCCGCGTGGATCCACCCGGCGCCCGACCTGCCCCGGGCCATCATCTGCACCCGCCACCAGCAGGCCTCCAGCGATCCCCGGCACCCCGCCCCCCTCAACATCCACCCCCTCCCCGAGCTCACCCGAACCCGCCCAGGCGCCCGCCACCGTGCGACCACGGCCTCCCTGAGCTGGGCATCGACGATCACGACGCGCTGGTACGACCACCATCAGCACCTGCACGCGCGTTGGCACACACGCCTGAACCGCCTCACCGATGCCAACCCCCACATCCCCCAAGGCCCGGCCTCCCCAGCTCTGACCTGCCGGAACCTGATCACCTACCCCGAAACCCTCACCCTCGCCGCGGCCCTTGACCGCCTACCCCCGCACCCCCTGACACGCGCGCAGCAGACCGCCTTCCTCCACCACCTCGCGGGCCGCCTCCAACTGCCCCGCTTCGCACCCGCCGACCACGACCTGCTCTGGCAACGCCTGCACGCCCGCTGA
- a CDS encoding TniB family NTP-binding protein: protein MTSPDTTTPAAEQTSPATVTTFDAFAHFAHAAPPAPPQPGQPPCSLEERLAYHSQFVTVRTPAIENLSRSVRTLMILGRHQHVTARPSLIVTGPATTGKTTALLEVGRTCHLAHTRRAHPRDHSVPVAYVLVPPGATAKTLAGEFARYLGIPVTTRMTTAQITTAVCHTYTAAGVKLVLIDEIHRLNPRTSTGAEAADWLKDLTERVAATFVYAGIDVTASTVFTGVRGAQLAGRASLIDCGALPARAGGREPFRELIAALEQALDLHAHRAGSLPKLAPYLHERTAGRIGSLSRLLRQAAIEAILDGSERITKPLLDTIALDHLAEEHYRPRAPASRRTRPSSR from the coding sequence GTGACCAGCCCCGACACCACCACACCCGCCGCCGAACAGACATCCCCGGCAACGGTCACCACCTTCGACGCCTTCGCCCACTTCGCCCACGCCGCCCCGCCCGCACCCCCGCAGCCGGGCCAGCCACCATGCTCGCTGGAGGAACGCCTGGCCTACCACTCCCAGTTCGTCACCGTGCGCACCCCCGCCATCGAGAACCTCTCGCGCAGCGTGCGCACCCTGATGATCCTCGGCCGCCACCAGCACGTCACCGCCCGCCCGTCCCTGATCGTCACCGGCCCGGCCACCACCGGCAAAACCACCGCCCTGCTCGAGGTCGGCCGGACCTGCCACCTGGCCCACACCCGCCGCGCCCACCCCCGCGACCACAGCGTGCCCGTCGCCTACGTACTGGTTCCGCCGGGCGCCACGGCCAAGACCCTGGCCGGCGAGTTCGCCCGCTACCTCGGCATCCCCGTCACCACCCGCATGACCACCGCGCAGATCACGACCGCCGTCTGCCACACCTACACCGCGGCCGGGGTAAAGCTGGTGCTGATCGACGAGATCCACCGGCTCAACCCCCGCACGTCCACCGGCGCGGAGGCGGCCGACTGGCTCAAGGACCTCACCGAACGCGTCGCCGCGACGTTCGTGTACGCGGGCATCGACGTCACCGCCAGCACGGTGTTCACCGGGGTGCGCGGGGCGCAGCTGGCCGGGCGGGCCTCTCTGATCGACTGCGGGGCGCTGCCCGCCCGCGCCGGCGGCCGTGAGCCCTTCCGCGAGCTGATCGCCGCTCTGGAACAGGCCCTCGACCTGCACGCACACCGGGCGGGCAGCCTGCCGAAACTGGCGCCGTACCTGCACGAGCGGACCGCCGGACGGATCGGCAGCCTGTCCCGCCTGCTCCGCCAGGCCGCGATCGAGGCCATCCTGGACGGCAGCGAGCGCATCACCAAACCGCTGCTGGACACCATCGCGCTGGACCACCTGGCCGAGGAGCACTACCGGCCCCGCGCCCCAGCGAGCCGCCGTACCCGGCCCAGCAGCCGGTGA
- a CDS encoding DDE-type integrase/transposase/recombinase → MVSTPGRTARAVAAPAVRQVKLGAYVTFEGRAWQVTAVAGASVRLVDEHGQTASVLASFLFADPTFAVVDSPTAGVPPWGLLEAVPDRERERALAWQRHIREIETGLPGGPGSGGIPRPEYDPERRSMAEREQAKADELAALGWPRVSRATVRRMRARYHAGGLMGLVPRRKPTRATGRADERVVAAVLEALRRQRGRSRGTLKGLRELTGQILADTHGPGAVALPTPSTFNRLARVLADPLEHPGRPARTATTTPTRPLRPTVALRPGELVQVDTTRLDVMAVGEDGRPVRPELTIALDVATRSVVAAVLREESTRAVDAALLLAEMAVPHPARPGWPGQLRLAHAAVPYTRLLALDSRLEQAAARPVVVPETIVIDRGRVFVSAAFLAACETLGVSVQPAPPRSPAAKGAVERTFGSINTLFAQHVAGYTGSHVLQRGGSVEDEARFTVAQLQELLDEWVTACWQHRPHDGLRHPVLPKKALAPNEMWGALLGASGYVPLPLTGADYLELLPVRFHPVTGRGIRINYRTYDHACLNEHRGRPSPTGPGGRWEVHLNPHDVRQIYIRLPDGCLHEVPWIHRDHVHAPMGETAWRHIRAAVNRRAGRERHEADLAEAADQVLRHARPQPAPAAPVAAAAAGATGPQTADDHAQAQDSLDAIEAHAPDADGRPADSDELSLPTGRFALYDAFKEAEHW, encoded by the coding sequence GTGGTGAGCACACCCGGCCGTACGGCACGGGCCGTGGCCGCCCCCGCAGTCCGGCAGGTGAAGCTGGGTGCGTATGTGACGTTCGAGGGCCGCGCCTGGCAGGTGACCGCCGTGGCCGGGGCGTCGGTGCGGCTGGTCGACGAGCACGGGCAGACCGCCTCGGTGCTCGCCTCGTTCCTGTTCGCCGACCCCACGTTCGCGGTAGTCGACTCCCCTACCGCCGGGGTACCGCCGTGGGGGCTGCTGGAGGCGGTGCCCGACCGTGAGCGGGAGCGGGCTCTGGCCTGGCAGCGGCACATCCGCGAGATCGAGACCGGGCTGCCCGGCGGCCCGGGCAGCGGCGGGATACCCCGGCCCGAATACGACCCTGAACGGCGGTCGATGGCCGAGCGGGAGCAGGCCAAGGCCGACGAACTCGCGGCGTTGGGCTGGCCGCGGGTCAGCCGCGCCACCGTGCGCCGCATGCGCGCCCGCTACCACGCGGGCGGCCTCATGGGACTGGTCCCCCGCCGCAAACCGACCCGCGCGACGGGCCGGGCCGATGAGCGGGTGGTGGCCGCCGTGCTGGAGGCGCTGCGCCGCCAGCGCGGCCGCTCCAGGGGCACGCTGAAGGGGCTTAGGGAGCTGACCGGACAGATCCTGGCCGACACCCACGGGCCGGGCGCGGTGGCGCTGCCGACGCCGTCGACGTTCAACCGGCTGGCGCGGGTACTGGCCGACCCGCTGGAGCATCCCGGCCGCCCGGCCCGCACCGCCACCACTACGCCGACGCGGCCCCTCAGGCCGACGGTGGCGCTGCGGCCGGGCGAGCTGGTCCAGGTCGACACCACCCGCCTGGACGTGATGGCTGTCGGCGAGGACGGCCGCCCGGTACGCCCGGAGCTGACCATCGCCCTGGATGTGGCCACGCGGTCGGTGGTGGCGGCCGTGCTGCGCGAGGAGAGCACGAGGGCCGTGGACGCGGCCCTGCTGCTCGCCGAGATGGCCGTGCCCCACCCCGCAAGGCCCGGCTGGCCCGGCCAGCTGCGCCTGGCCCACGCCGCCGTCCCCTACACCCGGCTGCTGGCCCTGGACTCGCGGCTTGAGCAGGCGGCGGCACGCCCTGTGGTGGTGCCCGAGACGATCGTCATCGACCGCGGCAGGGTCTTCGTCTCCGCCGCGTTCCTGGCCGCCTGCGAAACCCTCGGGGTGAGCGTGCAGCCCGCCCCGCCGCGTTCCCCGGCCGCCAAGGGCGCCGTCGAGCGGACGTTCGGAAGTATCAACACGCTGTTCGCACAGCACGTCGCCGGCTACACCGGCTCCCACGTCCTGCAGCGCGGCGGGTCGGTGGAGGACGAAGCACGCTTCACCGTGGCCCAGTTGCAGGAGCTGCTGGACGAGTGGGTCACCGCGTGCTGGCAGCACCGCCCCCACGACGGGCTGCGCCACCCGGTCCTGCCGAAGAAGGCGCTGGCCCCGAACGAGATGTGGGGCGCGCTGCTGGGCGCGTCCGGGTACGTGCCGCTGCCGCTGACCGGCGCCGACTACCTGGAACTGCTGCCCGTGCGCTTCCACCCCGTCACCGGCCGCGGCATCCGCATCAACTACCGCACCTACGACCACGCCTGCCTGAATGAGCACCGCGGCCGCCCCTCCCCCACCGGGCCCGGCGGCAGGTGGGAGGTCCACCTCAACCCGCACGATGTGCGGCAGATCTACATCCGTCTGCCCGACGGCTGCCTGCACGAGGTCCCGTGGATCCACCGCGACCACGTCCACGCCCCGATGGGCGAGACCGCCTGGCGCCACATCCGCGCAGCCGTCAACCGGCGCGCAGGCCGCGAGCGGCACGAAGCCGACCTGGCCGAAGCCGCCGACCAGGTCCTGCGCCATGCTCGCCCCCAGCCCGCTCCCGCCGCTCCCGTCGCAGCAGCAGCGGCGGGAGCGACGGGACCGCAGACGGCGGATGACCACGCGCAGGCCCAGGACAGTCTCGACGCCATCGAAGCGCACGCCCCTGACGCTGACGGCAGGCCCGCCGACAGCGATGAACTCTCCTTGCCGACAGGCCGATTCGCGCTGTACGACGCCTTCAAGGAGGCCGAACACTGGTGA
- a CDS encoding Mu transposase C-terminal domain-containing protein, with amino-acid sequence MSRNGATAPGGRHLEVGAQVTFEDRTWQVAALVGGRVHLVADDGATACVVAAYLVAAPGFSVIGMAAVAPPAPALWEAVPLAAQERALAWQRHIREVETGLPDAPEKCGVPRPEYDPQRFTLAEREGAKARELTALGWARVSRTTVQRMRLVYRRQGLWGLVDKRHLRAPSTTGRTDERVVAAVLEALRRRRGRRKTTTRQVIELAEQIVADTYGPHRVKLPARSSLYRLVKALADPAEPPGSAARTATGPARCGGPPAVLRPAERVHIATARLGLEAVGEDGGVVEVAVTAALDGASGCVLAAVLHPLQAQPVQLSVLLAEMAVPRPLRPGWPALLEQAYAGGPPGRLMSLPARIEAAAAHPAAVPETLVVDRSPAAVTSAVLAVCESLGVSLETVPPRAADARGGAARTLGVLAGLFARHAAAARPPAAVTEENEDTEEDGAYWSLLQLQDLLDEWITACWHHRPQEQLRHPLLPRASLAPQEMWEVLLGAAGNVPLPLGGQHYGELLPARRCALTESGIRLGGRRYDDACLDEHRGRGQRWEVHHHPYDLRQVFIRLPDGLLHAVPWTQGEHTLRPFDETVRRRTGSVLARRGAGAQPGSERASCFGEAGRVGDFMAVHGIVGDVVHDAGGDDARGQVTPKSSGFGVYDAGAEAEQW; translated from the coding sequence GTGAGCAGGAACGGTGCAACCGCCCCCGGTGGGCGGCATCTTGAGGTGGGCGCACAGGTCACGTTCGAAGACCGCACCTGGCAGGTGGCCGCCCTGGTCGGCGGCCGGGTGCACCTGGTTGCCGACGACGGGGCCACCGCCTGCGTCGTGGCTGCCTATCTGGTGGCCGCGCCTGGCTTCTCGGTGATCGGCATGGCCGCCGTGGCGCCTCCTGCCCCGGCCCTGTGGGAAGCGGTGCCGCTGGCCGCTCAGGAGCGTGCCCTGGCCTGGCAGCGGCACATCCGCGAGGTCGAAACCGGACTGCCTGACGCCCCGGAAAAGTGCGGTGTGCCCCGGCCGGAGTACGACCCGCAGCGCTTCACGCTTGCCGAGCGGGAAGGGGCCAAGGCGCGTGAGCTCACGGCGCTGGGCTGGGCCCGGGTCAGCCGGACCACGGTGCAGCGGATGCGGCTGGTCTACCGGCGGCAGGGGCTGTGGGGGCTGGTCGACAAGCGCCACCTGCGCGCCCCGTCCACTACCGGGCGTACTGACGAGCGGGTGGTGGCCGCTGTGCTGGAGGCCCTGCGCCGACGCCGCGGCCGCAGGAAGACCACCACCCGGCAGGTCATCGAGTTGGCTGAGCAGATCGTGGCGGACACCTACGGGCCGCACCGGGTGAAGCTGCCCGCCCGCTCGTCGCTGTACCGGCTGGTGAAAGCGCTGGCGGATCCGGCCGAGCCGCCGGGCAGTGCGGCGCGCACCGCCACCGGCCCGGCCCGTTGCGGTGGCCCGCCTGCTGTGTTGCGGCCCGCCGAGCGGGTCCACATCGCCACCGCCCGCCTGGGTCTTGAGGCGGTGGGCGAGGACGGGGGTGTGGTGGAGGTGGCGGTGACGGCCGCGCTGGACGGGGCGAGCGGCTGTGTGCTGGCCGCCGTGCTACACCCGTTACAGGCCCAGCCGGTTCAGTTGTCGGTGCTGCTGGCCGAGATGGCCGTGCCCAGGCCGCTGCGCCCGGGCTGGCCGGCCCTGCTGGAGCAGGCCTATGCGGGCGGGCCGCCCGGGCGGCTGATGTCCCTGCCCGCACGGATCGAAGCCGCCGCGGCGCATCCGGCGGCCGTGCCCGAGACGCTCGTCGTCGACCGGTCCCCGGCCGCCGTCACCTCCGCTGTGCTGGCCGTGTGCGAGAGCCTGGGCGTCAGCCTGGAGACGGTGCCGCCCCGGGCGGCGGACGCCCGGGGCGGCGCGGCGCGCACGCTGGGGGTTCTCGCCGGACTGTTCGCACGGCACGCCGCCGCGGCCCGGCCGCCTGCCGCCGTAACAGAAGAGAACGAAGACACCGAAGAGGACGGGGCGTACTGGAGCCTCCTGCAGCTGCAGGACCTGCTGGACGAATGGATCACCGCCTGCTGGCACCACCGCCCCCAGGAGCAGCTGCGCCATCCGCTGCTGCCCCGGGCGTCACTGGCCCCGCAGGAGATGTGGGAGGTGCTGCTGGGCGCGGCCGGGAACGTGCCGCTGCCGCTGGGCGGACAGCACTACGGCGAACTGCTCCCGGCACGCCGGTGCGCGCTCACCGAATCGGGCATCCGGCTGGGCGGGCGCCGCTACGACGATGCGTGCCTGGACGAACACCGCGGCCGCGGCCAGCGGTGGGAGGTCCACCACCACCCCTACGATCTGCGGCAGGTCTTCATCCGGCTGCCCGACGGCCTGCTCCATGCGGTCCCGTGGACGCAGGGCGAGCACACCCTGCGCCCGTTCGACGAGACGGTCCGGCGCCGAACCGGCAGCGTCCTCGCGCGCCGCGGCGCGGGCGCGCAGCCGGGCAGCGAGAGGGCCAGCTGTTTCGGTGAGGCAGGGCGCGTTGGAGACTTCATGGCTGTGCACGGGATCGTCGGTGACGTGGTGCACGATGCCGGGGGGGACGACGCCCGTGGCCAAGTGACCCCAAAGTCCAGCGGGTTCGGGGTGTATGACGCCGGGGCGGAGGCCGAGCAGTGGTGA
- a CDS encoding TnsA-like heteromeric transposase endonuclease subunit gives MIIDSSQDGLSAVAGRACRVPESGAVEAEFAGADGTLVQRRWVEAAVAVRFEQLQPVTAFPVVPGRRWGPGWWWSATTAGHVMHGSQAMCTQLMVLDRDPQVVGLSARPVRLIWRDPDSGRVLTWVPQLFARYADGRALLADCPATSEPAGERAARAAAVLAAACEAVGFTYRRLVPPEKVVAANVRWLAGYRHPRHRDAGGLEQAVLEAFAAPRPLMAGAAAAGEVLTALPVVYHALWSGRLTADLMRPLGEHTRVSPAPAAGDKRQEQHAR, from the coding sequence GTGATCATCGACAGCAGCCAGGACGGCTTATCTGCCGTCGCGGGCAGGGCGTGCCGAGTGCCGGAATCAGGGGCGGTGGAGGCGGAGTTCGCCGGGGCGGACGGCACACTCGTACAACGCCGCTGGGTCGAAGCCGCCGTGGCCGTCCGGTTCGAGCAGCTCCAGCCGGTGACGGCCTTCCCAGTGGTGCCCGGGCGCAGGTGGGGGCCGGGCTGGTGGTGGTCGGCCACCACGGCCGGGCATGTGATGCACGGCTCGCAGGCGATGTGCACGCAGCTGATGGTCCTGGACCGCGATCCGCAGGTGGTGGGGCTGTCGGCGCGGCCGGTGCGGCTGATCTGGCGTGATCCGGACAGCGGGCGGGTTTTGACGTGGGTGCCCCAGCTGTTCGCCCGTTACGCCGACGGGCGCGCCCTGCTCGCCGACTGTCCCGCCACGTCCGAGCCCGCCGGGGAGCGTGCCGCGCGGGCGGCCGCGGTGCTTGCTGCGGCGTGTGAGGCGGTGGGGTTCACCTACCGGCGCCTGGTGCCGCCGGAGAAGGTGGTGGCGGCGAATGTGCGGTGGCTGGCCGGCTACCGCCACCCCCGCCACCGTGACGCAGGCGGTCTGGAGCAGGCGGTGCTCGAGGCGTTCGCCGCCCCGCGGCCGCTGATGGCCGGGGCCGCGGCGGCGGGCGAGGTCCTCACGGCGCTGCCGGTGGTCTACCACGCGCTGTGGAGTGGGCGGCTGACCGCAGACCTGATGCGGCCGTTGGGCGAGCACACCCGTGTCTCCCCCGCCCCGGCCGCAGGCGACAAGCGGCAGGAGCAGCACGCGAGGTGA
- a CDS encoding DNA-binding protein → MAAGVLRTAPLAGELTSSLINRAAARYGLPAAGVLRLWTCRNSPARMDGGGMRADAEVVLNEAGRAVLAELCGVEPAVLARALPAFTVDDPKISKGGRPAWRRGAGRRRARWREKRRSPAGRAPRGAPGRRCGRCGMCRAGSGCAGGTGGGCWTRTPTSRWNTSTCAVSRGGGRTAAVDGRGAACGAGRGGPRGGLRLAHAVVARWWEEALHWHQEEIWPQRLHRVAGGNAGTDLKRWRIVGRDAVVFPEVVAVADALLDPAMAELVWRDSGAGRPRPLSADGAFCRRLGERVGRNWLGPLSAVDYGGPLLAWMGAVIRRRRGEGGPPGWRDDPWRLRREQQPATMAGGLRVMTAEAHSGGSATRWRAAVSAEHRLHITQLVKEAGEQLVELRGVHSGTTAEVARTLLEHLSESAALIEKALVHTATAAVTAGVALEEVAGWARLSAHELAEIVAVGKDHG, encoded by the coding sequence GTGGCAGCAGGGGTGTTACGGACAGCGCCACTGGCCGGGGAGCTGACCTCGTCACTGATCAACCGGGCCGCAGCCCGCTACGGTCTGCCTGCCGCCGGTGTGCTGCGGCTGTGGACCTGCCGCAACTCCCCCGCCCGGATGGACGGCGGCGGCATGCGGGCCGACGCGGAGGTCGTCCTCAACGAGGCCGGGCGGGCTGTGCTCGCCGAGCTGTGCGGGGTGGAACCGGCGGTGCTGGCGCGGGCTCTGCCCGCCTTCACCGTGGACGACCCCAAGATCAGCAAGGGCGGGAGGCCGGCCTGGCGCAGGGGCGCTGGCAGGCGGCGAGCGCGGTGGCGGGAGAAGCGGCGTTCGCCTGCCGGTCGTGCACCGCGCGGCGCACCGGGCAGGCGCTGCGGGCGGTGCGGTATGTGCCGCGCCGGCAGCGGGTGTGCGGGCGGCACGGGCGGTGGCTGCTGGACGCGGACGCCGACCAGCCGCTGGAACACCTCGACCTGCGCGGTGTCCCGAGGTGGTGGCCGCACAGCGGCGGTGGACGGGCGTGGCGCGGCGTGCGGTGCGGGCCGCGGCGGACCCCGGGGAGGTCTTCGCCTAGCGCACGCGGTCGTGGCCCGGTGGTGGGAGGAAGCCCTGCACTGGCATCAGGAGGAGATCTGGCCGCAGCGCCTGCACCGGGTAGCGGGCGGCAACGCGGGAACGGATCTTAAGCGGTGGCGGATCGTGGGCCGGGACGCGGTCGTCTTCCCGGAGGTGGTGGCCGTGGCCGACGCTCTGCTGGATCCGGCCATGGCCGAGCTGGTGTGGAGGGACAGCGGTGCCGGGCGGCCGCGGCCGCTGTCCGCTGACGGGGCGTTCTGCCGCCGGCTGGGCGAGCGGGTGGGACGCAACTGGCTGGGGCCGCTGTCGGCAGTGGACTACGGCGGGCCTCTACTCGCCTGGATGGGCGCTGTCATCCGCCGGCGGCGCGGTGAAGGCGGGCCGCCCGGGTGGAGGGACGATCCGTGGCGGCTGCGGCGCGAACAGCAGCCCGCCACCATGGCCGGAGGCTTGCGCGTCATGACCGCCGAGGCGCATTCGGGTGGCTCGGCGACCCGGTGGCGGGCCGCCGTGTCCGCCGAACACCGTCTCCACATCACCCAGTTGGTCAAGGAGGCCGGCGAGCAGCTGGTGGAGCTGCGCGGCGTGCACAGCGGCACCACCGCCGAAGTGGCCCGCACCCTGCTGGAGCACCTCAGTGAAAGTGCCGCCCTGATCGAGAAGGCCCTTGTGCACACCGCCACCGCGGCCGTCACCGCCGGGGTGGCGCTGGAGGAGGTCGCCGGATGGGCCCGCCTGTCCGCCCACGAGCTGGCGGAGATCGTGGCCGTGGGCAAGGACCACGGCTGA